A stretch of DNA from Vespula pensylvanica isolate Volc-1 chromosome 6, ASM1446617v1, whole genome shotgun sequence:
CATTTTAGCTTGTATTCTGCGATTCTTAGCCGCCTCTCCGGCCGATAAGACGCTATCGGTGTCCGATTCCGACATGACCCCGGGTTTCATCGCGTCGTAGTACTCGCTCGTATCGTCCAAATTACGTCCGTTCGGATCGGACGCTTCCTCTTGTCTCACGGGTGGTACCTTTCTTATCGGTTTCTCGGGCGGTACGACTTTGCCAAGCTCGTTTATTCGCGGAGTACCATCCTCCTTAGGCTTCTTCAGAATCGATTTCGGTTGAAGGTTCGTAGGCGACGAGGGTGATCGAACCCAAATCGATGGACTCGTCGAATCGTCCGTGATCGAAGGGTCGCCGTATTCGGAAAAGTGTGGCTTGTCGAAACTATCGAAGTGCGGGATAGGTCTACCTCTCGGATGATACGTGTCTTCCTCTTCCATGACTCGTCTCGCCAAGATTCTTTGcttcaaatttttcaaatcctCGCTGTCGGCGCTGCTTATCTCTTCGGAGGATTCTTCCGACGTCTCGAtactctcctcctcttccgcCCGCTCTTCCACCagctcttcctctttctcttctcgcacTCGCTCGTCCCTTCGCTCTTGCTCTTCCGATGCGATCTGTATACATACGGACACACAGTCGTTACCTcacgttataataaaaataccgGCATCGACCGATCTTGTTACTTTGTACAGGATGACTTTGAAAAAGCACGACTTTTTTTTGCGAAAGACATTCTTCGTACGAACGTAGGACGTTCGAAAGTTCGTCGATTCGTTTCAAAGTCACGCCGTACAGTTTTATAGCGCATAACAGAGCGAAACGGACACACCTCTCGAAACGGAGAAATCGTCCGATTGGTGGAATCGTCGGCTCTCAAGCCTATCGATTTCTCTACCAAAGTTTCCTCGAGCAAAGGCACGTTGGTTTCGTGCCATCTGCGCAGACGTTCGGCTCCCTCCTCGTCGCTGCTCCTCCTCCAAGGCCTTGCGGTAATGGTTTCCTCCTCGGTAGGTAGATTTGGATCGGATCTAGCCTCGACGTCCGGTAACAGCAACGGAGAGAAAAGCTTCGTAGGTTTGTAGACCCCCTCGACCTGGCCCTCGCTCAATCTTCTGCGAGCTTTCTTGGCTTGCCAAGAGGAGATCAGGTTCTGCGTGGCTCCACCGGAATTGGACAACTTTCTTCGAAGAGACGGCGCTTTTACGGTTTTCAGAGCTCCTCCCATCTCGAAGTCCTGTCTCGCGATAGAAGCCAGTTCTCCGGTTTTTCTCTCCAACGCTTCCTTTCTCCTCGCGCTTTCCGACTCTTTCTCGGCCTCCATCGCTTTATAGAAACGTTCCATGGCACGTTCGTGTAACATTTCCGTAGAGCTGACCGCCTCGCGCAGTATCTCTATCGCTTCGTGCTCTTTACTGAATAATTCGGGAAGGGATAGAGACATCGGCGGCGGTACCAaatcctcctcgtcctccatCACCTCCGTCGTACCTCGTTTCGATCCTAAAAGAAATACATCCGCCAAGTGGCATGTACGAGCGAAACGAAGATCAAGTAGCTTCGCGAACGGTTAAGACTTCGATGTTACTCGGATTACGGTTTATCTCGTTAAATCTTTACCCGTCGTGCCTAATCCCTCATTATCCTCCTTGTTCTCGGTTTCGTCCTTCGGATATAAGACCAACATGAACTCCGAACTATCGTGTAGCATGTCGTTGTTCTCTCTAGGCGATGCCGCCAGTTGCGTCGCATCGAGCTCGTCGCTCAAACCGTTTTGCTTCTTCAAAATCGATATGGGTCGGAGGAGCGGAGAACGCGACCCATTTGCCCCTTCCCCTGGATTCTCTCGGGTTTGAGACAACGAAAGAGGAGACgagcttctttctctcgatcgcgACGAAGAACGGCCGATCGGAGGATCGGTCTTGGGCGATGGCGAGATCGTTACGACGGCGGACGTCGGCGACGTCggtcttcctttcgtttcagCGGCAGCTGAAATTGTCGGGGACGTTGCTCTCTTTTTAGTCTCCGAGCCTTcctaaaataatcgataatacgatCACGTACCAGGAGTAACGACGCgcgatcaaatatatttataacaattgttCGTTTTCGATACCTgcgattcgttcgttttcacAGAGGAAGCGTCTTGTCGTACCGTATGATTCTCCGCTCGATTTTCGTATTTGGAAGATGAGTGATCTCTCGACCTGGCGGGTGGTACAGGCGGTACGGTTCTTTCGACGTGAATCGTAGTGTCCGGACCGAAGGTGACTCTGCTGTCCGCCCTCGATGGTCTTTCCATCGACAATCTTTGCGCCGACGAAGATCGTCCTCCGAAACGAGATCGCCCGTCCATCCCTGCTTCTTCTCTCGTGAGGCTTCTGCTCCTCGGAGCCGGCTCGACGAAGCTAACCTCGCGCTTGTCACCGCGCGATCGACTGATCTCTCGTTGGCTCTGAGACTTTCCAGTTAATTGCGGCGACGTTGCCCTAACGTACAGAGCGAGACATCGACAATTTCGTTAATTCGATCTAAGCGAGTCGTCCATCCTTTCGGACCGTTCGTTCTCCTACCCTTTATTCAAATCCGGAATGAAGATGATGTCGCTTTCCTCGCTCGGATCGCTCACTCCGTATGGATTCTCTGCCTTTACCCGAAATCTGTACTCCGAGCCTTCGAGCAATTCGGTCAGCGTTGCCGCGGTTTGACGGCTCGTCGTTGCCTTCAACCATACCTCCCAA
This window harbors:
- the LOC122630109 gene encoding titin homolog, with amino-acid sequence MGNATTKRHYSKSISLASSSKRPRWDGPGLPAPPGKPILIPGTDDAQPDVVGIRWERSPSNGGSAIVGYLVEHRRMGSAHWVRSKPGLCTFPELTLSGLEPGWRYQFRVRAQNAVGLSAPSELSDPLTVTLQRAAASAPQFDLELDDLIALENEQAEFVVRFTGTPLPKISWFKDGFEIFSSRRTRILTENGKSVLLIHQTALNDEGEIKCTATNRAGHVSTKARLILEAFPKIRLPRQYEDGLLFEQDETIRLKVSLAGRPPPTVAWFHDGEPLSQDTRHIFESMDGESVLKIPDAKRFDRGEYTVKARNKLGEDASSFLVTVTDRPAAPGKVNVTMTLGRSVTLSWKEPEDDGGCKIGTYIVEYYRIGWEVWLKATTSRQTAATLTELLEGSEYRFRVKAENPYGVSDPSEESDIIFIPDLNKGATSPQLTGKSQSQREISRSRGDKREVSFVEPAPRSRSLTREEAGMDGRSRFGGRSSSAQRLSMERPSRADSRVTFGPDTTIHVERTVPPVPPARSRDHSSSKYENRAENHTVRQDASSVKTNESQEGSETKKRATSPTISAAAETKGRPTSPTSAVVTISPSPKTDPPIGRSSSRSRERSSSPLSLSQTRENPGEGANGSRSPLLRPISILKKQNGLSDELDATQLAASPRENNDMLHDSSEFMLVLYPKDETENKEDNEGLGTTGSKRGTTEVMEDEEDLVPPPMSLSLPELFSKEHEAIEILREAVSSTEMLHERAMERFYKAMEAEKESESARRKEALERKTGELASIARQDFEMGGALKTVKAPSLRRKLSNSGGATQNLISSWQAKKARRRLSEGQVEGVYKPTKLFSPLLLPDVEARSDPNLPTEEETITARPWRRSSDEEGAERLRRWHETNVPLLEETLVEKSIGLRADDSTNRTISPFREIASEEQERRDERVREEKEEELVEERAEEEESIETSEESSEEISSADSEDLKNLKQRILARRVMEEEDTYHPRGRPIPHFDSFDKPHFSEYGDPSITDDSTSPSIWVRSPSSPTNLQPKSILKKPKEDGTPRINELGKVVPPEKPIRKVPPVRQEEASDPNGRNLDDTSEYYDAMKPGVMSESDTDSVLSAGEAAKNRRIQAKMRSATPEDETNEADVEARMAVVSHYTEIVREHSSSHNPVAAGRVRDEGSSRGSSSEKDRRSDGPSKNKVSAVAAIKEAREGEKASAGEAIGKRKNSVGSRGTTPSRDPRLVKERRESRASSRTRSPSSRSRNVSVERGTASRSSSKTRVRAPSRERNDRPGSRTTSEERAFARERSVDRSARNTKGTSRSSSRDRQRATTPAELKIERLQRALESKKYRARNRTRSDIDKYYPESFPTDRASDKRLALQARNAVKSTVNYITDLTLLMAAVYVYLFKKETMAIPFIALLLYRRIQEGIRERISGRWWSSKRKH